A window of the Lactuca sativa cultivar Salinas chromosome 5, Lsat_Salinas_v11, whole genome shotgun sequence genome harbors these coding sequences:
- the LOC111884493 gene encoding uncharacterized protein LOC111884493 isoform X3, with protein sequence MEGFHLDTKWEDITCPICLSYPHNSVLLQCTSYNKGCRPFVCDTDHLHSNCLHRFRIATGTLTESTGELTESTGTLTNKPSCPLCRGDVTGWVVIKEARVKLDEKKRCCEDEKCTFSGTYTELREHAQTEHPHACPSKVDPARQQDWENFQQSSEIIDVLSTIHSEVPHGVVLGDYVIEYGDNESGDEYEDFPGDDGNWWTSCILYQVFDNFRSSRNRRRGRVSRENRGMSYDTSNSDEGSVVSMEIQEYRVDEGDDEFVSSSSLSRGRTGHRSSRRRPSRFNYN encoded by the exons ATGGAGGGTTTTCATCTTGATactaaatgggaagacatcacatGTCCCATATGCCTATCCTACCCCCACAACTCTGTTCTTCTCCAATGCACCTCCTACAATAAAGGCTGTCGCCCTTTCGTTTGTGACACCGATCATCTCCACTCCAATTGCTTACACCGCTTCCGTATCGCAACCGGGACATTGACCGAGTCAACCGGGGAATTGACCGAGTCAACCGGGACATTGACAAACAAACCATCATGCCCACTATGCAGAGGCGATGTCACGGGTTGGGTGGTGATCAAAGAGGCAAGGGTAAAATTGGACGAAAAAAAACGATGTTGTGAAGATGAAAAATGCACATTCTCAGGAACTTACACTGAGCTTCGTGAACACGCGCAAACAGAGCATCCACACGCGTGTCCTTCAAAAGTGGACCCCGCAAGACAACAAGATTGGGAAAATTTTCAGCAGTCTTCTGAGATAATCGATGTGTTGAGTACTATACATTCAGAGGTCCCACATGGGGTGGTGTTAGGGGATTATGTTATAGAGTATGGGGATAATGAATCTGGTGATGAGTATGAAGATTTTCCAGGTGATGATGGGAATTGGTGGACTTCTTGTATTTTGTATCAAGTTTTTGATAATTTTAGGAGTTCTAGAAATAGAAGAAGGGGGAGAGTGAGTAGAGAGAATCGTGGAATGAGTTATGATACTTCAAATTCAGATGAAGGCTCAGTGGTGTCTATGGAGATTCAAGAGTATAGAGTTGATGAAGGGGATGATGAATTTGTGAGTAGTAGTAGCTTATCCAGGGGTAGAACAGGGCATCGaag TTCTCGCAGACGTCCTTCCCGCTTCAATTATAATTAG
- the LOC111884493 gene encoding uncharacterized protein LOC111884493 isoform X2, with protein sequence MEGFHLDTKWEDITCPICLSYPHNSVLLQCTSYNKGCRPFVCDTDHLHSNCLHRFRIATGTLTESTGELTESTGTLTNKPSCPLCRGDVTGWVVIKEARVKLDEKKRCCEDEKCTFSGTYTELREHAQTEHPHACPSKVDPARQQDWENFQQSSEIIDVLSTIHSEVPHGVVLGDYVIEYGDNESGDEYEDFPGDDGNWWTSCILYQVFDNFRSSRNRRRGRVSRENRGMSYDTSNSDEGSVVSMEIQEYRVDEGDDEFVSSSSLSRGRTGHRRFPRGKRKLTGWKTLKKKACNLRRHLICAM encoded by the exons ATGGAGGGTTTTCATCTTGATactaaatgggaagacatcacatGTCCCATATGCCTATCCTACCCCCACAACTCTGTTCTTCTCCAATGCACCTCCTACAATAAAGGCTGTCGCCCTTTCGTTTGTGACACCGATCATCTCCACTCCAATTGCTTACACCGCTTCCGTATCGCAACCGGGACATTGACCGAGTCAACCGGGGAATTGACCGAGTCAACCGGGACATTGACAAACAAACCATCATGCCCACTATGCAGAGGCGATGTCACGGGTTGGGTGGTGATCAAAGAGGCAAGGGTAAAATTGGACGAAAAAAAACGATGTTGTGAAGATGAAAAATGCACATTCTCAGGAACTTACACTGAGCTTCGTGAACACGCGCAAACAGAGCATCCACACGCGTGTCCTTCAAAAGTGGACCCCGCAAGACAACAAGATTGGGAAAATTTTCAGCAGTCTTCTGAGATAATCGATGTGTTGAGTACTATACATTCAGAGGTCCCACATGGGGTGGTGTTAGGGGATTATGTTATAGAGTATGGGGATAATGAATCTGGTGATGAGTATGAAGATTTTCCAGGTGATGATGGGAATTGGTGGACTTCTTGTATTTTGTATCAAGTTTTTGATAATTTTAGGAGTTCTAGAAATAGAAGAAGGGGGAGAGTGAGTAGAGAGAATCGTGGAATGAGTTATGATACTTCAAATTCAGATGAAGGCTCAGTGGTGTCTATGGAGATTCAAGAGTATAGAGTTGATGAAGGGGATGATGAATTTGTGAGTAGTAGTAGCTTATCCAGGGGTAGAACAGGGCATCGaag ATTTCCACGTGGCAAAAGGAAGCTCACTGGTTGGAAGACATTGAAGAAAAAGGCTTGCAACCTGAGAAGACATTTAATATGTGCGATGTGA
- the LOC111884493 gene encoding uncharacterized protein LOC111884493 isoform X1, whose protein sequence is MEGFHLDTKWEDITCPICLSYPHNSVLLQCTSYNKGCRPFVCDTDHLHSNCLHRFRIATGTLTESTGELTESTGTLTNKPSCPLCRGDVTGWVVIKEARVKLDEKKRCCEDEKCTFSGTYTELREHAQTEHPHACPSKVDPARQQDWENFQQSSEIIDVLSTIHSEVPHGVVLGDYVIEYGDNESGDEYEDFPGDDGNWWTSCILYQVFDNFRSSRNRRRGRVSRENRGMSYDTSNSDEGSVVSMEIQEYRVDEGDDEFVSSSSLSRGRTGHRSFLLKFARFPRGKRKLTGWKTLKKKACNLRRHLICAM, encoded by the exons ATGGAGGGTTTTCATCTTGATactaaatgggaagacatcacatGTCCCATATGCCTATCCTACCCCCACAACTCTGTTCTTCTCCAATGCACCTCCTACAATAAAGGCTGTCGCCCTTTCGTTTGTGACACCGATCATCTCCACTCCAATTGCTTACACCGCTTCCGTATCGCAACCGGGACATTGACCGAGTCAACCGGGGAATTGACCGAGTCAACCGGGACATTGACAAACAAACCATCATGCCCACTATGCAGAGGCGATGTCACGGGTTGGGTGGTGATCAAAGAGGCAAGGGTAAAATTGGACGAAAAAAAACGATGTTGTGAAGATGAAAAATGCACATTCTCAGGAACTTACACTGAGCTTCGTGAACACGCGCAAACAGAGCATCCACACGCGTGTCCTTCAAAAGTGGACCCCGCAAGACAACAAGATTGGGAAAATTTTCAGCAGTCTTCTGAGATAATCGATGTGTTGAGTACTATACATTCAGAGGTCCCACATGGGGTGGTGTTAGGGGATTATGTTATAGAGTATGGGGATAATGAATCTGGTGATGAGTATGAAGATTTTCCAGGTGATGATGGGAATTGGTGGACTTCTTGTATTTTGTATCAAGTTTTTGATAATTTTAGGAGTTCTAGAAATAGAAGAAGGGGGAGAGTGAGTAGAGAGAATCGTGGAATGAGTTATGATACTTCAAATTCAGATGAAGGCTCAGTGGTGTCTATGGAGATTCAAGAGTATAGAGTTGATGAAGGGGATGATGAATTTGTGAGTAGTAGTAGCTTATCCAGGGGTAGAACAGGGCATCGaag TTTTCTGTTGAAATTTGCTAGATTTCCACGTGGCAAAAGGAAGCTCACTGGTTGGAAGACATTGAAGAAAAAGGCTTGCAACCTGAGAAGACATTTAATATGTGCGATGTGA
- the LOC111884489 gene encoding L-arabinokinase yields the protein MAKESETGNRLVFAYYVTGHGFGHATRCVEVVHHLILSGHDVHVVTGAPDFVFTSQIQSPRLFLRKLVIDCGVVQADALTVDRLASLEKYSETAVVPRDSILATEVKWLKSIKADLVVSDVVPVACRAAADAGIRAVCVTNFSWDFIYAEYVVVAGYHHRSIVWQIAEDYSHCQFLIRLPGFCPMPAFRDVVDVPLVVRKPRKSRKEVRDELGIKDNEMAMVLNFGGQSLDWNLKEEYLPPGWICLVCGAHDNQQELPHNFKKLAKDVYTPDVMAASDCMLGKIGYGTCSEALAYKLPFVFVRRDYFNEEPFLRNMLEYHESGVEMIRRDLLVGHWRPYLEIATTLKPSYEGGVNGGEVAAKILQDAAHGKNYKSDQDSGARRLCDAIVLGFQLQRASGRDISIPEWYTNAQNELGFRTGSPQSSDAANNNSSFFQNSVCDEFEILHGDVKGLPDTINFLKSLAELRVSHNSEKPCIRERKAAAALFNWEEEIYVARAPGRLDVVGGIADYSGSLVLQMPIREACHVAVQKIQPAKQRLWKHAQARQQAKGQKQTPVLQIVSYGSELSNRGPTFDMDISDFMDGGKPISYEKAKHYFSQDTSQRWAAYVAGAIIVLMKELNVRFESSISMLVSSAVPEGKGVSSSASVEVATMSAIAYAHGLNISPRELALLCQKVENYVVGTPCGVMDQMTCACGEENKLLAMICQPAEVLGLVDIPSHIQFWGIDSGIRHSIGGADYGSVRIGAFMGRKIITSIASSMISQASSNSNGHNNNHEHDIRLLKTEASLNHLCNLTPHRYEHTYVKNLPESISGEAFLKEYKDHNDSATVINTKCIYPIKPATTHPIYENFRVKAFKALLTSSPSEDQLTALGELLYQCHYSYSGCGLGSYGTDRLIQLVQEMQHNNNNNKSTQTDGSLLYGAKITGGGSGGTICVLGKNSPQTRQRITQIQKRYQNATGYKPFVFEGSSPGAGKFGYLKIRSKNK from the exons ATGGCTAAGGAATCGGAGACCGGAAACCGTCTGGTGTTCGCTTATTATGTTACTGGCCATGGATTCGGGCATGCAACTCGTTGCGTTGAG GTTGTTCATCATCTGATTCTCTCTGGTCATGATGTTCATGTGGTTACTGGTGCTCCTGATTTTGTCTTCACTTCTCAAATACAATCTCCACGACTTTTCCTTCGAAAG CTAGTGATAGACTGTGGAGTAGTTCAAGCTGATGCTTTAACAGTAGACAGACTTGCTTCCTTGGAGAAA TATTCTGAGACAGCAGTTGTTCCTCGTGATTCTATCTTGGCAACAGAAGTGAAGTGGCTAAAATCCATCAAGGCAGACTTAGTG GTATCAGATGTTGTTCCAGTTGCTTGTCGTGCAGCAGCTGATGCTGGTATTCGTGCAGTTTGTGTAACAAATTTCAG TTGGGACTTCATTTATGCAGAATATGTTGTGGTTGCTGGATATCATCATAGATCAATAGTTTGGCAG ATAGCTGAGGACTATTCACATTGTCAATTCCTGATACGTCTTCCAGGATTTTGTCCAA TGCCTGCTTTTAGAGATGTGGTTGATGTACCTTTGGTTGTGAGGAAGCCACGAAAATCACGCAAGgag GTAAGAGACGAATTAGGTATCAAAGACAATGAGATGGCCATGGTACTCAACTTTGGTGGACAA TCATTAGATTGGAACTTAAAGGAGGAGTACTTGCCTCCTGGTTGGATTTGCCTG GTTTGTGGAGCACATGACAATCAGCAGGAGCTTCCTCACAATTTCAAGAAGCTGGCAAAGGACGTTTATACCCCTGATGTCATGGCAGCATCTGACTGCATGCTTG GTAAAATTGGATATGGAACTTGTAGTGAAGCTTTGGCATACAAATTACCTTTTGTGTTTGTACGTAGAGATTATTTCAATGAAGAACCATTTTTGAGAAATATGCTTGAG TATCATGAAAGTGGTGTTGAGATGATAAGAAGGGACTTACTTGTAGGTCATTGGAGGCCATATCTTGAAATAGCAACTACTTTGAAACCTAGCTATGAGGGTGGTGTCAATGGTGGTGAG GTTGCAGCCAAGATTTTGCAGGATGCAGCTCATGGAAAGAATTACAAATCAGATCAG gatagtggGGCAAGGAGATTGTGTGATGCCATAGTGCTTGGATTTCAATTACAAAGAGCTTCAGGAAGAGATATCAGTATCCCAGAATGGTATACTAATGCTCAAAATGAACTTGGTTTTCGTACAGGATCACCACAATCATCTGATGCTGCTAATAATAATTCTAGCTTTTTTCAGAATTC AGTTTGTGATGAGTTTGAGATTCTTCATGGAGATGTAAAGGGTCTTCCAGACACCATTAACTTTTTGAAAAGTTTGGCTGAATTACGTGTCTCTCATAATTCTGAAAAGCCATGCATAAGAGAACGCAAGGCTGCAGCTGCTCTCTTTAACTGGGAG GAAGAGATATATGTGGCAAGGGCACCAGGAAGATTAGATGTGGTTGGAGGAATTGCAGACTACTCTGGAAGCCTAGTTTTgcag ATGCCAATTAGAGAAGCTTGCCATGTTGCTGTGCAAAAGATTCAACCAGCCAAACAGAGGCTCTGGAAGCATGCACAGGCTCGACAGCAAGCCAAAGGACAAAAACAAACACCTGTTCTCCAAATT GTGTCATATGGATCAGAGTTGAGTAATCGTGGTCCAACATTTGACATGGACATATCAGACTTTATGGATGGAGGGAAACCGATTTCATATGAAAAGGCAAAACATTACTTTTCCCAAGATACATCTCAAAG ATGGGCTGCATATGTTGCTGGTGCCATTATTGTTTTAATGAAAGAATTGAATGTCAGGTTTGAAAGCAGCATCAGCATGCTG GTTTCCTCTGCTGTTCCAGAAGGAAAAGGCGTTTCTTCTTCTGCATCTGTGGAGGTAGCTACTATGTCAGCTATTGCTTATGCACATG GATTAAATATCAGTCCAAGAGAGCTTGCTTTACTCTGCCAAAAG GTGGAAAATTATGTGGTTGGAACACCATGTGGAGTGATGGACCAAATGACTTGTGCATGTGGTGAAGAAAACAAGCTTCTTGCAATGATTTGTCAG CCTGCTGAGGTATTAGGGCTAGTGGATATTCCTAGTCACATACAGTTTTGGGGAATTGACTCTGGTATACGCCACAG TATTGGGGGTGCTGATTATGGATCTGTAAGGATAGGAGCCTTTATGGGTCGAAAAATTATCACATCTATTGCATCTTCTATGATTTCTCAAGCATCTTCAAATAGTAATGGGCATAATAATAATCATGAGCATGACATTCGCCTACTTAAAACCGAAGCTTCTTTAAATCATTTATGCAATCTCACCCCACATAG ATATGAACATACATATGTTAAGAATCTACCCGAGTCTATATCTGGTGAAGCCTTTTTGAAAGAATATAAGGATCACAATGATTCAGCAACAGTTATCAATACCAAATGTATTTACCCCATCAAACCAGCTACCACACATCCCATTTATGAAAATTTCCGTGTCAAG GCCTTCAAAGCACTACTAACATCATCACCTTCAGAAGACCAACTCACTGCTCTTGGAGAACTCCTGTATCAG TGTCACTATAGCTACAGTGGTTGTGGATTAGGGTCATATGGAACAGATAGACTAATCCAATTGGTTCAAGAAATGcaacacaataataataataataaatcaacaCAAACAGATGGAAGCTTATTATATGGGGCAAAGATCACTGGAGGTGGATCTGGTGGGACCATTTGTGTTCTTGGAAAGAATTCTCCTCAAACTAGACAGCGTATCACTCAG ATTCAAAAGAGATACCAAAATGCAACAGGCTACAAGCCATTTGTCTTTGAGGGTTCATCACCGGGTGCAGGGAAATTTGGTTATTTGAAAATTCGAAGCAAAAACaagtaa